From one Flavobacterium kingsejongi genomic stretch:
- a CDS encoding MraY family glycosyltransferase: MQYLLLTIFLFGLIVIYFKIADKYNIIDKPNHRSAHTEITLRGGGVIFWFAALLYFVQNMLDNYFFFIGITLVSLVSFWDDIQSLPNKIRVLTHFTAISLIFYFLNIFQLFPFWAIIIVYIMAIGIINAYNFMDGINGITGLYTLSVLGVLVYLNQYIYTFINLDFIVYPIIASFVFLFFNYRKKAKCFAGDVGSISIAFWIIFLLLSLILKTNTIIWILFLAVYGVDTVCTIMHRLYLRQNIFEAHRLHFYQILSNEYKLPHRLVALIYATAQAIISLLVIFLFQKVNEYQIFIIVLLPLISLYLLKFYFLHKINKVSI, encoded by the coding sequence ATGCAATATTTACTTCTTACGATCTTTCTTTTTGGTTTAATTGTAATATATTTTAAAATAGCAGATAAGTATAATATAATTGATAAGCCCAACCATCGAAGTGCTCATACTGAAATTACGCTTCGCGGTGGAGGCGTCATTTTCTGGTTTGCAGCTTTACTTTATTTTGTACAAAATATGTTAGATAATTATTTTTTTTTTATAGGAATAACTTTAGTTAGTCTTGTGAGCTTTTGGGATGATATTCAAAGCCTTCCTAATAAAATAAGAGTCCTAACACATTTTACAGCTATAAGTTTAATTTTTTATTTTTTAAATATATTTCAATTGTTTCCTTTCTGGGCTATAATTATCGTTTATATAATGGCTATAGGGATTATAAATGCCTACAATTTCATGGATGGAATAAATGGGATTACAGGGCTTTATACACTTTCTGTATTGGGAGTATTAGTATATTTAAATCAATATATTTATACATTCATCAATTTAGATTTTATCGTTTATCCTATAATTGCCAGTTTTGTTTTTTTGTTTTTTAATTATCGAAAAAAGGCAAAGTGTTTTGCAGGTGATGTGGGAAGTATTTCAATTGCGTTTTGGATTATTTTTCTATTATTGAGTTTAATCTTAAAAACAAATACCATAATTTGGATTTTATTTTTAGCGGTATATGGTGTAGATACTGTTTGTACAATTATGCATCGTTTATATTTACGACAGAATATATTTGAGGCACATCGATTGCATTTTTATCAGATATTAAGTAACGAATACAAATTACCACATAGACTGGTTGCTTTAATATATGCTACTGCACAAGCTATCATATCGCTTTTGGTTATTTTTCTTTTTCAAAAAGTGAACGAGTATCAGATTTTCATAATTGTTCTACTACCTTTGATCAGTTTATATTTGCTAAAGTTTTATTTCTTACATAAAATCAATAAAGTGTCTATATGA
- a CDS encoding WxcM-like domain-containing protein — MMEPRVIEGSFFNDERGSVAFVNDFKFDEIKRFYIISNSMEHSIRAWQGHKLDEKNFYCVQGSFKIHYVKIDDWISPSKDLPIGSIVLKASESRILHIPAGYANAIQTLEKNSRLISFSTLSLDFVKDDDVRYDKLTWLIDEKG, encoded by the coding sequence ATGATGGAACCAAGAGTTATTGAGGGAAGTTTTTTTAATGATGAACGTGGATCTGTTGCTTTTGTCAATGATTTCAAATTTGATGAAATTAAAAGATTTTATATTATTTCTAATTCTATGGAACATTCCATAAGAGCTTGGCAAGGTCATAAATTAGATGAAAAGAATTTTTATTGTGTTCAAGGATCTTTTAAAATTCATTATGTAAAAATTGATGACTGGATTTCACCATCAAAAGATTTGCCTATTGGAAGTATAGTCCTGAAAGCTTCAGAAAGTAGGATATTACATATCCCTGCAGGGTATGCAAATGCTATTCAAACCTTGGAAAAAAATTCCAGATTAATTTCATTTTCAACACTTTCGTTGGATTTTGTTAAAGATGACGATGTGCGTTATGATAAATTAACCTGGCTGATTGATGAAAAAGGATAG
- a CDS encoding DegT/DnrJ/EryC1/StrS family aminotransferase — MKKDRIFLSLGLKSGSELKYIQSALSENWITLGGPHVDALEKKIECFLDNKKYISALNSGTSAIHLGLILLGVQKEDEVLCQTMTFSASANPIVYLGATPVFIDSEPDTWNICPVALEKAILDRIRKNKIPKAIIAVDLYGMPYKADEVRNIANKYSIPILEDSAEALGSIYKGRQCGTLGDIGVFSFNGNKIITTSGGGALITSSDEVKKKAIFLATQARDDSPYYQHSEIGYNYRMSNIAAGIGCAQMEVLEQRIMLRKRMHEFYVDYFKNIDGIKILSETSDDYKSNHWLNAILIDPETIGGNNTKLRVELEHANIESRFLWKPMHLQPVFRKFPYYGGDIAEQLFDRGLCLPSGANINKNHKLRIKKVFDNFFKL, encoded by the coding sequence ATGAAAAAGGATAGGATTTTTTTATCACTTGGGCTAAAGAGTGGCTCAGAGTTGAAATATATCCAATCTGCTTTGTCTGAAAATTGGATTACCTTAGGTGGTCCTCATGTTGATGCGTTAGAAAAAAAGATAGAATGTTTTCTGGATAATAAAAAATATATTTCAGCGTTAAATTCTGGTACTTCAGCCATACACTTAGGATTAATTCTTTTGGGTGTTCAAAAGGAAGACGAGGTACTTTGTCAAACCATGACCTTTTCTGCCTCTGCGAATCCCATTGTTTATCTTGGAGCCACTCCCGTTTTTATTGATAGCGAACCTGATACCTGGAATATCTGTCCAGTTGCACTTGAAAAAGCAATTTTGGATAGAATAAGGAAAAATAAAATTCCAAAGGCTATCATAGCAGTAGATCTTTACGGTATGCCGTATAAGGCGGATGAAGTCAGGAATATTGCAAATAAATATTCAATACCAATATTGGAAGATAGTGCTGAAGCCCTCGGAAGTATTTATAAAGGGCGTCAGTGTGGTACTTTAGGCGATATAGGGGTTTTTTCTTTTAATGGTAATAAAATAATCACTACTTCAGGAGGAGGAGCTTTAATTACTTCATCGGATGAAGTTAAAAAAAAGGCTATTTTCTTAGCTACACAAGCAAGAGATGACTCTCCTTACTATCAACATAGTGAAATAGGGTATAATTATCGAATGAGTAATATTGCAGCAGGTATTGGTTGTGCACAGATGGAAGTTTTAGAACAAAGGATAATGCTAAGAAAGAGAATGCACGAATTCTATGTTGATTACTTTAAAAATATTGATGGGATAAAAATACTTTCTGAAACTTCTGATGATTATAAGTCTAATCACTGGCTTAACGCAATTCTTATTGATCCCGAAACTATAGGGGGAAATAACACAAAATTAAGAGTTGAATTAGAGCATGCAAATATTGAAAGTAGATTTTTATGGAAGCCAATGCATCTGCAACCTGTTTTTCGTAAATTTCCTTATTACGGAGGTGATATTGCAGAGCAATTATTTGACAGAGGATTATGCCTACCGTCAGGAGCAAATATAAATAAAAATCATAAATTGAGAATAAAGAAGGTTTTTGATAATTTTTTTAAATTATAG
- a CDS encoding polysaccharide biosynthesis protein, producing the protein MDNQEIGMRNLLSKGRGFFINALKISELGYLPRWIILSIDVVVISVTSAITYMLLDGMGLTYIIKSYIIFGIVAYLFVNIFFFRVLRIYSGIIRHSSFIDAIKIFFSQIASLSIFLVINFILLLLGHGKIFLNTGLFINFVLSFCALFSYRIIVKQIFERYISENKNAVLIRAMIYGSGTNAIAVARALKAEIPSRFKVVAFIDKGSHNSSKRILNLPIFSQNRKLPVLMRSKGAQALIIADKNLTKEEKLNIIDDCLEYNYKVYTVPIIKDWEDEKEISTKVKTFEIQDLLERKPIVLDNNAISGQIEGKSILITGAAGSIGSEIVHQVIGFNPRRLIILDQAETPLHHLSIEIEKMNLNIEIHSKIADIRNKSVIERVFKEYDINVVFHAAAYKHVPLMEENPAQAVFANVLGTMNLADLAAEYGIDRFVMVSTDKAVNPSNVMGASKRIAEKYVQSLHFKLQKNSTTKHTKYITTRFGNVLGSNGSVVPLFTKQIAQGGPLTITHPDIIRYFMTIPEACQLVLEAGVMGKGGEIFIFDMGKPLKIIDLAYKMIRLAGFTPNKEIKIEIVGLRPGEKLYEELLNNSAKTLATHHEKIMIAEELCDEYEYVKGEIETLIYNANLFDNDNIVSQMKKLVPEFVSMNSTFQALDK; encoded by the coding sequence ATGGATAATCAGGAAATAGGTATGAGAAATTTACTTTCTAAGGGAAGAGGTTTTTTTATAAATGCATTGAAAATAAGCGAGTTGGGGTATCTTCCGCGATGGATTATTTTATCCATTGATGTTGTTGTGATATCGGTGACTAGCGCGATTACATATATGCTTTTGGACGGTATGGGACTTACTTATATAATTAAGTCTTATATAATTTTTGGAATTGTAGCATATCTTTTTGTGAACATTTTCTTTTTTAGGGTTCTCAGAATTTATTCAGGCATTATTCGACACTCTTCTTTTATTGACGCAATAAAAATTTTCTTTTCACAAATCGCTTCATTATCCATTTTTTTAGTGATTAACTTTATATTATTGCTATTGGGACACGGAAAAATATTTCTGAATACTGGACTCTTTATCAATTTTGTGCTTTCTTTCTGCGCTTTATTCTCATATCGTATCATCGTTAAACAAATTTTTGAACGATATATAAGTGAAAATAAAAATGCAGTATTAATTCGTGCTATGATTTATGGTTCAGGTACTAATGCTATTGCAGTTGCAAGAGCTTTAAAAGCAGAGATTCCATCACGTTTTAAGGTTGTTGCTTTTATCGATAAAGGGAGTCATAATTCGAGTAAAAGGATATTAAATCTTCCAATTTTTAGCCAAAATAGAAAATTACCAGTTTTAATGCGGTCTAAAGGTGCTCAAGCATTAATTATAGCGGATAAAAATTTAACTAAAGAAGAAAAGCTAAATATTATAGATGATTGTCTTGAATATAACTATAAAGTATATACCGTACCAATTATTAAAGATTGGGAAGATGAGAAAGAAATTTCTACAAAAGTAAAGACATTTGAAATTCAGGATCTATTGGAACGTAAGCCTATAGTATTAGATAATAATGCAATTTCAGGTCAGATTGAGGGTAAGAGCATTCTGATTACTGGTGCAGCAGGGTCTATTGGAAGCGAAATTGTCCATCAGGTAATAGGATTTAACCCTCGCCGATTAATAATTTTGGATCAGGCTGAAACTCCACTGCATCACCTGTCGATTGAAATAGAAAAAATGAACCTTAATATTGAGATTCATTCTAAAATAGCAGATATTCGAAATAAATCTGTTATTGAACGTGTTTTTAAAGAGTATGATATTAATGTGGTTTTTCACGCTGCGGCCTATAAACATGTACCGCTGATGGAGGAAAATCCAGCACAGGCAGTTTTTGCGAATGTATTGGGTACTATGAATCTTGCAGATTTAGCTGCAGAATATGGAATTGATCGGTTTGTAATGGTGTCGACTGATAAAGCGGTAAATCCTAGTAATGTTATGGGAGCAAGTAAGCGAATTGCTGAAAAATATGTACAGTCATTGCATTTTAAGTTACAGAAAAATAGCACCACTAAACACACTAAATATATCACAACCAGATTTGGAAATGTTTTAGGCTCAAATGGTTCAGTAGTACCTTTATTTACAAAACAAATTGCACAGGGAGGACCATTGACGATAACACATCCGGATATTATCAGGTACTTTATGACAATTCCAGAAGCTTGTCAATTGGTATTAGAGGCTGGCGTCATGGGAAAGGGAGGTGAGATATTTATCTTTGATATGGGAAAACCTTTAAAAATTATTGATTTGGCATATAAAATGATCCGTTTAGCAGGCTTTACGCCTAATAAAGAAATTAAAATTGAAATTGTCGGGCTCCGTCCAGGAGAGAAGTTGTATGAAGAATTGTTGAATAATTCTGCAAAAACACTAGCAACACATCATGAAAAAATTATGATAGCTGAGGAGCTTTGTGATGAATATGAATATGTTAAGGGAGAAATAGAAACTTTAATTTATAATGCAAATTTGTTTGATAATGATAATATTGTTTCACAGATGAAAAAATTAGTTCCTGAATTTGTCAGCATGAATTCGACTTTTCAAGCTTTAGATAAATGA
- a CDS encoding polysaccharide biosynthesis/export family protein, giving the protein MNLKRIKFFFQLFLFVLILNSCTSKKNVVYYQDIDKLAPNDSNTFEQKIQPDDLLMIVVMGENPEVVAPFNLPNFTLQSVTEMENVQPRINTYLVDIKGKIQFPVLGEIELGGLTITEAIKKMNTILSGYIVKPSVNFRRLNFKVTVSGEVTQPKTHTITTDRVTLIEALSMSGDLTIYGRRDNILVIREENGKKMHARIDMTKSDFINSPFYYLSQNDVVYVEPNKTRVNSAGVGPNTSIIISAISLLVTVIALTIR; this is encoded by the coding sequence ATGAATCTCAAGCGCATAAAATTTTTTTTTCAATTATTCCTTTTTGTCCTAATTTTAAATTCGTGTACCTCTAAAAAAAATGTTGTCTATTATCAGGATATAGATAAATTGGCTCCTAATGATTCTAATACATTTGAACAAAAAATACAACCTGATGATTTATTGATGATTGTAGTTATGGGAGAAAATCCAGAAGTAGTAGCACCATTTAATCTTCCTAATTTTACGTTACAATCTGTTACAGAAATGGAGAATGTGCAGCCTAGAATAAATACGTATTTAGTAGATATAAAGGGTAAAATTCAATTTCCTGTACTTGGAGAAATTGAGTTAGGAGGCTTAACAATAACTGAGGCAATTAAAAAAATGAATACTATTTTATCGGGATATATAGTTAAACCGTCAGTCAATTTCAGAAGGTTGAATTTTAAAGTTACGGTAAGTGGAGAAGTTACTCAGCCTAAAACCCACACAATTACCACAGATCGGGTTACATTGATTGAAGCTTTGAGTATGTCGGGTGATTTAACTATTTATGGTAGAAGAGATAATATATTGGTCATAAGAGAAGAAAATGGAAAAAAGATGCATGCGCGTATAGATATGACTAAATCTGATTTTATTAATTCACCATTTTATTATCTTTCTCAGAATGATGTGGTGTATGTTGAACCAAATAAAACAAGGGTTAATTCAGCAGGTGTAGGGCCTAATACATCAATTATAATATCTGCAATCTCATTACTAGTAACTGTAATTGCCTTAACCATCCGATAA
- a CDS encoding GumC family protein, which yields MLNNLESSEENKESDFNIREQLEKYIYHWKWFLLATIFTIMLAFLYIRYATPQYRAVAAILIKDDKNGGLASEFASAIGEFGKMSGAKSNVENEIEVIKSRTLTEKTIKTLKLDVSYINQGRVKSGEIYLESPISLEFNSDSTQYRSEINYFTIEHVDFDTFILKVKDSELGIFKYGSVIKIKNGTVIVTRSNQKFKNKPFLIDVVIRPISVVTEDYRKRLGINLVGKNTSVIELSLIDPVKKKSEDFLNTLIKIYNDDAIEDKNLVSQKTSKFIAERLELITEELTDVEKNVEGFKNKNKLTDIPSEAELFLENGAEYEKNLIETEIQLNVVNSMADFLNKSKPDDLVPGNLIGSESEAASLIGDYNKLVIERNRIAAGATVNNPVVNNLDQKIIALKFNISQSLSRLKSSLVIKKRDLDRQGSVIGGKKAQVPRLEREFRIIDRQQKVKEALYLFLLQKREETAITLAATDQNAKVIDSGLTGELPVSPKKGVIFLVALILGILIPFLIIYILDLLDTKVKGRPDIEKNLTIPFLGDVPRSESHEEIISVNSRSSSAEALRILRTNVEFMLNHVPENKAKTIFLTSTLPGEGKTFIAVNLAGTFALSGKKVLLIGMDIRNPKLDEYMSLPNKGLTNYLSSNDIRLNDIIIKQNDYENFSVMPAGIIPPNPAELLMNKKLELMFEQLKDEYDYIIVDTAPVSLVTDTLLIAKNADAFVYVIRSNYLDKRLLKIPQTLYNQGKLPNMSVVLNDTDTKKGYGYGYGYGATEEKKPWYKNHRFSK from the coding sequence ATGCTAAATAATTTAGAATCTTCAGAAGAAAATAAAGAATCCGATTTCAATATACGTGAGCAGTTAGAAAAATATATTTACCATTGGAAATGGTTTTTATTAGCTACAATTTTTACAATAATGCTGGCATTTCTTTACATAAGATATGCAACGCCACAATATAGGGCTGTCGCTGCAATATTGATAAAGGATGATAAGAATGGTGGATTAGCTTCTGAATTTGCTTCAGCTATTGGCGAATTTGGGAAAATGTCAGGTGCAAAAAGTAATGTCGAAAATGAAATTGAAGTAATAAAATCAAGGACTTTAACAGAGAAAACCATTAAGACTTTAAAGCTTGATGTTTCTTATATCAATCAGGGCAGAGTAAAATCGGGAGAAATATACTTAGAATCACCAATTTCCTTAGAATTTAATTCTGATAGTACTCAATATCGATCTGAAATTAATTATTTTACAATAGAACATGTTGATTTCGATACTTTTATTCTAAAAGTTAAAGATTCTGAATTAGGGATTTTTAAATATGGTAGTGTCATAAAGATAAAAAATGGAACAGTTATAGTTACAAGATCAAATCAAAAATTTAAAAATAAGCCATTTTTAATAGATGTTGTAATTCGTCCTATATCTGTTGTAACTGAAGATTATAGAAAGAGATTGGGCATTAATTTAGTAGGTAAAAACACCTCTGTAATTGAGCTGTCATTAATTGATCCTGTCAAAAAGAAATCAGAAGATTTTTTAAATACATTGATTAAGATCTATAACGATGATGCTATTGAAGACAAAAATTTAGTCTCTCAAAAAACATCTAAATTTATTGCTGAAAGACTTGAGCTTATCACAGAGGAACTCACTGATGTTGAAAAAAATGTTGAAGGTTTTAAGAATAAAAATAAATTAACAGACATTCCTTCTGAAGCTGAGCTATTTCTTGAAAATGGAGCAGAATATGAAAAAAATCTTATTGAAACGGAAATTCAATTAAATGTAGTTAATTCAATGGCAGACTTTCTAAATAAAAGTAAGCCAGATGATTTAGTTCCTGGTAATCTTATTGGGTCTGAATCTGAAGCGGCATCTTTAATAGGAGACTATAATAAGTTGGTGATTGAAAGAAATAGAATCGCTGCAGGAGCTACAGTGAATAATCCAGTTGTTAATAATTTAGATCAAAAAATAATAGCATTAAAATTTAATATTAGTCAAAGCTTATCTCGTTTAAAATCATCGTTAGTTATTAAGAAAAGAGATTTAGATAGGCAAGGATCTGTAATTGGAGGAAAAAAGGCACAAGTGCCAAGATTAGAACGTGAGTTTAGAATTATTGATCGTCAGCAAAAAGTGAAAGAGGCATTATATCTTTTCCTCTTACAGAAGAGAGAAGAGACTGCCATTACTTTAGCTGCTACTGACCAAAATGCAAAAGTTATTGATTCTGGATTAACAGGAGAATTACCAGTTTCTCCAAAAAAGGGTGTTATATTTTTAGTTGCTTTGATACTTGGGATACTCATACCTTTTTTAATTATATATATATTAGATTTACTGGATACTAAAGTAAAAGGTCGTCCCGATATTGAAAAAAATCTAACTATACCATTTTTAGGAGATGTACCAAGGTCTGAATCACACGAAGAAATTATTAGTGTGAATAGTCGTTCAAGTTCTGCTGAAGCATTACGTATTTTACGTACTAATGTTGAATTTATGCTGAATCATGTGCCGGAGAATAAAGCTAAAACGATATTCCTGACTTCTACATTACCTGGCGAAGGTAAAACGTTTATTGCAGTTAATCTTGCTGGAACATTTGCCTTATCAGGTAAAAAGGTTTTGCTCATAGGTATGGATATTAGAAATCCTAAACTGGATGAGTATATGTCTTTGCCGAATAAAGGATTAACAAATTATTTGTCATCGAATGATATCAGATTGAATGATATCATTATAAAACAAAATGATTACGAAAATTTCTCTGTAATGCCGGCAGGAATTATTCCTCCAAATCCAGCAGAACTATTGATGAATAAAAAATTGGAATTGATGTTTGAACAACTTAAAGATGAATATGATTATATCATCGTGGATACAGCTCCTGTGAGTTTGGTAACTGATACATTATTAATTGCTAAAAATGCGGATGCATTTGTA